A portion of the Natronococcus sp. AD-5 genome contains these proteins:
- a CDS encoding MFS transporter, translating to MNSRSEGITQRAARSYQIIIILWLLAFVSGSQVLIMAPLLPYISEQVAVSESLLGTLITAYAVFVGVFAFVAGPISDRIGRRRILLIGNAIMAIALLLHWVTWDFVSLFVVRALAGVAGGILTGASVAYVGDYFPRERRGWANGWITSGTSAGLIAGIPIGTIVAEQFGFRWPFLAFGVLLAVTIVFLWRYVPQPDVQRADHLTIRSALDGYATLLRRREGLAAVVIFIIMFGGSSLYMTYLPTWLQTTLGVGGGAIATMFFFGGLGTTLGGPPAGTLSDHFGRKRFIIAGSFGIAVLMFVTTRFIVSMWVAYGLFFIIMGLYAARGTPFQTLLAELVASDKRGAFINLTIGMGQIGSGLGGGLAGAAYANVGYEGTTIIAAGATVLTGILIWLFLPETITQTKDGSPPMTSERLSNTGGD from the coding sequence GTGAATTCACGAAGTGAGGGTATAACTCAGCGAGCAGCGAGATCCTATCAAATTATCATCATTCTATGGCTGCTCGCCTTCGTCTCCGGAAGTCAGGTACTCATTATGGCACCCCTCCTGCCATACATCAGCGAGCAAGTAGCCGTTTCGGAGTCTCTCTTGGGGACGCTCATCACCGCATATGCGGTGTTCGTCGGCGTCTTCGCGTTCGTCGCAGGGCCAATTTCCGATAGAATCGGCAGGCGTCGAATTCTACTCATCGGAAACGCGATTATGGCTATCGCGCTCCTTCTCCACTGGGTTACATGGGACTTCGTCTCGCTTTTCGTGGTACGAGCGCTCGCAGGCGTCGCTGGCGGGATTCTCACCGGCGCGTCTGTCGCATACGTCGGCGATTATTTCCCCCGTGAACGTCGTGGATGGGCGAACGGGTGGATAACGAGCGGAACATCTGCCGGTCTGATTGCTGGAATCCCCATTGGCACGATTGTGGCGGAGCAGTTCGGCTTTCGGTGGCCGTTCCTCGCCTTCGGAGTGCTCCTCGCTGTGACTATCGTATTCCTCTGGCGATACGTCCCGCAACCCGACGTCCAACGCGCGGATCACCTCACGATTCGAAGCGCGCTTGATGGATACGCAACATTACTGCGGCGACGCGAAGGCCTTGCGGCAGTCGTGATTTTTATTATTATGTTTGGCGGCAGTTCGCTGTATATGACGTATCTCCCGACGTGGCTTCAGACGACACTCGGGGTCGGAGGCGGGGCCATTGCGACGATGTTCTTCTTCGGTGGTCTTGGAACAACACTTGGCGGCCCACCCGCTGGAACGTTGTCGGATCACTTCGGCCGGAAACGCTTCATCATTGCCGGATCGTTTGGTATTGCTGTCCTCATGTTTGTGACAACACGGTTCATTGTCAGCATGTGGGTCGCCTATGGATTGTTCTTCATTATAATGGGGTTGTACGCTGCCCGGGGGACGCCGTTCCAGACACTGTTGGCAGAACTAGTCGCCAGTGACAAGCGAGGAGCGTTCATCAATCTTACTATTGGGATGGGGCAAATCGGCTCTGGACTCGGTGGTGGACTCGCGGGTGCTGCCTACGCGAACGTTGGCTATGAGGGAACGACGATAATTGCTGCTGGCGCAACAGTCCTCACAGGAATCTTGATCTGGCTATTCCTCCCTGAAACGATAACTCAGACAAAAGATGGCTCACCCCCAATGACGTCTGAGCGACTCTCCAATACAGGAGGTGACTAA
- a CDS encoding SDR family NAD(P)-dependent oxidoreductase codes for MTNRKDTIVLVPGGAGELGAGIVRAFLNGDATVIVPSRSQEHLDDLHTHLESTGITTDRLITLVGNIGQIDGSEALRDTVLERFGRVDTVIASLGGPQPVERLTDVPIEMWDRVIDNFMTAHFVAARTFLPVLTERDGRSYTLINGLSGPTGEIADPAAGLMAVASAGEHMLMRALAENAEQHGESVRINELVPLTPVITRSKTDTDPEWLPAEEFGSVAVALAMDHDHHGKTLGVYSQSDVRRWNVGSGEWTPL; via the coding sequence ATGACTAACCGTAAAGACACAATTGTGCTCGTCCCTGGTGGTGCGGGCGAACTCGGTGCGGGGATCGTTCGGGCGTTTCTCAATGGAGATGCAACAGTGATCGTACCATCACGGAGTCAGGAACACCTCGACGACCTTCACACACACCTTGAATCGACCGGAATCACGACTGACCGACTCATCACCCTCGTTGGAAATATCGGTCAGATCGATGGGTCAGAGGCACTCCGAGATACCGTTCTCGAACGGTTCGGTCGTGTTGATACCGTCATAGCATCCCTCGGCGGTCCGCAACCAGTTGAACGACTGACCGATGTTCCAATTGAGATGTGGGATCGCGTCATCGATAATTTCATGACCGCACACTTCGTCGCGGCGCGTACATTTCTTCCCGTTCTTACTGAACGGGACGGCAGATCCTACACGTTGATCAACGGTTTGTCGGGACCGACGGGCGAAATTGCCGATCCCGCAGCCGGTTTGATGGCTGTTGCATCAGCGGGAGAGCACATGCTCATGCGTGCGCTGGCGGAAAACGCCGAGCAACACGGTGAATCTGTCCGAATCAACGAACTTGTACCGCTAACACCCGTCATAACCCGTTCTAAGACGGACACCGATCCCGAGTGGCTCCCCGCTGAAGAGTTTGGCTCGGTCGCAGTTGCACTCGCTATGGATCATGACCATCATGGGAAAACGCTTGGCGTCTATAGCCAATCGGATGTTCGCCGGTGGAATGTGGGCTCTGGCGAATGGACCCCGCTCTAA
- a CDS encoding MarR family winged helix-turn-helix transcriptional regulator, whose protein sequence is MDNPTIRDSVGYQLASASKHHRNYFTEALDELGLQGGQEFVLVQLAETNGCSQSDLAEALSVKPPTITKLVRKLEESGLVERHQDPDDARVQQVFLTQAGEETIEPIEECWKQGEEVMLDGFTTEERLLLRRMLIQVQENIDMPFEKPH, encoded by the coding sequence ATGGATAACCCGACGATCCGAGACTCGGTTGGCTATCAGTTGGCTTCTGCTTCGAAACACCACAGGAATTACTTCACCGAAGCGCTTGACGAACTAGGGTTACAAGGAGGGCAGGAATTCGTCCTTGTCCAACTGGCAGAAACAAATGGGTGTTCTCAGTCCGATTTAGCTGAAGCTCTTTCTGTGAAACCTCCTACAATCACCAAATTAGTACGGAAACTCGAAGAGTCCGGCTTGGTTGAGCGTCACCAGGATCCAGATGATGCGCGAGTACAGCAGGTTTTCCTGACGCAAGCGGGGGAAGAGACGATCGAACCGATCGAAGAGTGCTGGAAGCAAGGGGAGGAGGTAATGTTAGACGGGTTTACGACCGAAGAACGGCTGCTGTTACGGCGGATGCTGATACAAGTCCAAGAGAATATCGACATGCCGTTCGAAAAGCCACATTAA
- a CDS encoding antibiotic biosynthesis monooxygenase family protein translates to MIGRIWHGRTPAEKADAYFEFLKERAIPDYESTDGNLGAYVFRRIEGDDAHFLTITFWESRDAIRKFAGEDIESAKYYPEDEDFLLEFEPTVAHYEMYPRNV, encoded by the coding sequence ATGATCGGCCGGATATGGCACGGGAGAACGCCTGCGGAGAAAGCGGATGCGTACTTTGAATTCCTGAAAGAGCGGGCGATTCCTGATTACGAATCAACCGACGGTAATCTCGGTGCGTACGTGTTCCGCCGTATCGAAGGAGATGACGCGCACTTTCTAACAATCACGTTCTGGGAGTCGAGAGACGCAATCAGGAAATTCGCCGGCGAGGACATCGAATCAGCGAAGTATTACCCTGAGGACGAGGACTTCTTGTTGGAGTTCGAGCCAACCGTCGCGCACTACGAGATGTATCCACGAAACGTCTGA
- a CDS encoding trans-sulfuration enzyme family protein, translating into MTRHNSQSDRNRFATIAVGAAETETHLHRNGTNDVVPPIHLSTTFEWASGEDTNKHDYSRESNPTRAALEEQLARLEGGEHGLAFASGMAATSTTMLSLVPPGGHVVSSDTIYSGTEKLLTEHVAGHLGVDIDFVDARDSDNVAGAVNADTDLIWAETPSNPLIRLCDIQTIADIADDHDALFGVDSTFASPYYQAPLELGADVVVHSTTKYLNGHSDSIGGAVITDDGGVFEQLAFAQQVGLGNMLSPFDCYLVARGIKTLPARMEHHEKNAMAVARFLESHDRVARVYYPGLESHPQHDLASEQMSGYSGMLSFEFDGTLIELEAFIEGLEVFTPGASLGGVKSLVEIPSLMIPDEFSRSEDSAEIPETLVRVSVGLEDADDLCEDLRKALP; encoded by the coding sequence ATGACACGTCACAATAGCCAGTCCGACAGGAATCGATTCGCAACCATCGCAGTCGGCGCAGCTGAAACCGAAACGCATCTTCACAGAAATGGAACGAACGACGTCGTCCCGCCGATCCACCTTTCGACTACGTTCGAGTGGGCCAGCGGGGAGGACACCAATAAACACGACTATTCGCGCGAGAGCAATCCGACGCGGGCAGCCCTTGAAGAGCAGTTAGCCCGCCTCGAAGGCGGCGAGCATGGATTGGCGTTCGCCTCCGGAATGGCCGCCACATCGACGACGATGCTGTCGCTGGTCCCCCCGGGAGGCCACGTCGTCTCCTCGGACACCATCTATAGCGGAACCGAAAAGCTGCTCACGGAACACGTGGCCGGACATCTCGGCGTTGACATCGACTTCGTTGACGCCCGTGACTCCGACAACGTCGCCGGTGCAGTCAACGCGGACACTGACTTGATCTGGGCAGAAACACCGTCGAACCCCTTGATTAGGTTGTGCGATATCCAAACGATAGCCGACATCGCCGATGACCACGATGCCCTGTTCGGCGTGGACAGTACCTTTGCGAGTCCGTACTACCAAGCCCCACTCGAACTGGGTGCCGACGTCGTCGTTCACAGCACCACCAAGTATCTCAACGGGCACTCCGACTCGATCGGCGGTGCCGTTATCACCGACGACGGTGGGGTTTTCGAGCAATTAGCGTTCGCGCAGCAGGTTGGCCTTGGGAATATGCTTTCGCCGTTCGACTGCTACCTCGTTGCGCGAGGAATCAAGACACTACCTGCGCGGATGGAACATCACGAGAAGAACGCGATGGCAGTTGCTCGGTTCCTCGAAAGCCACGATCGGGTCGCTCGTGTCTACTATCCTGGTCTTGAAAGCCACCCGCAACACGATCTTGCGAGTGAGCAGATGTCGGGGTACAGCGGGATGCTGTCCTTCGAGTTTGACGGCACGCTCATCGAACTTGAGGCGTTCATCGAGGGACTCGAGGTATTCACGCCGGGAGCTAGTCTCGGTGGGGTTAAGAGCCTTGTTGAGATACCGTCATTAATGATTCCCGACGAGTTCAGTCGTAGTGAGGATTCAGCGGAGATTCCCGAGACGTTGGTCCGGGTATCCGTTGGCCTCGAAGACGCCGATGACCTCTGCGAGGACCTCCGGAAGGCGCTACCGTAG
- a CDS encoding MOSC domain-containing protein: MTGSGTVERIFIAPEAEAEMEEQTGIEAVAGKGLRGDRYFSEIETGTFVEWEPDEERHDGYDLTLIEQEAVTAIEREAGIELSPGEHRRNIETRDVALNHLVGQRFRVGDAICRGDRLCEPCNHLQRITQDGVLRALTHRGGLRADILEDGMIRPGDVIEPLE; encoded by the coding sequence ATGACCGGGAGTGGTACTGTCGAACGGATTTTTATCGCACCTGAAGCCGAAGCGGAGATGGAAGAACAGACCGGCATTGAAGCAGTTGCCGGAAAGGGACTCCGAGGTGATCGCTACTTTAGTGAGATCGAGACGGGAACCTTCGTCGAGTGGGAACCAGATGAGGAACGCCACGATGGGTACGACCTCACGTTGATCGAGCAAGAGGCTGTAACAGCAATCGAACGTGAAGCAGGAATCGAACTCTCACCGGGAGAACACCGACGAAACATCGAAACCCGTGATGTCGCACTCAATCATCTCGTTGGACAACGATTCCGAGTCGGTGACGCTATCTGTCGAGGGGATCGACTGTGTGAACCGTGTAATCATCTTCAGCGCATCACTCAGGACGGCGTATTGCGGGCACTCACCCACCGAGGTGGGCTCCGAGCGGACATTCTCGAAGATGGGATGATTCGTCCCGGAGACGTAATCGAACCGCTCGAATAA
- a CDS encoding HoxN/HupN/NixA family nickel/cobalt transporter: MLHGDALGLLLGAVALGAVHGIEPGHGWPVAASYALDQTNKWAYGFAASFILGVGHLISSIAMVGAFFYAKEYFNLTQVNEPITILSGIQIGGPVSLVAGVLLIALGIREYFRGYSHGNHDANHDSDHGHSHDHEHNSDGHHSRSHEQGRSHGHGHDHDNGGLISRLKRFVPLVGGHSHSHDDHDEAADRGLLGIAWFAFVLGFAHEEEFEIIALCAGSNYCLELMSAYAITVIVGIVGLTMLLIAGYQHSEEKVEQYTPYLPAFSAAVLIIMGVGFISGLF, from the coding sequence ATGTTACACGGTGACGCGCTCGGGCTTCTCCTCGGGGCGGTCGCACTCGGTGCCGTTCACGGCATCGAACCGGGTCACGGCTGGCCCGTTGCCGCATCCTATGCGCTCGACCAAACGAACAAGTGGGCGTACGGGTTCGCGGCGAGTTTCATCCTCGGCGTCGGCCACCTCATCAGCAGTATTGCGATGGTCGGAGCGTTCTTCTACGCGAAGGAGTACTTCAATCTCACACAAGTCAACGAGCCGATTACGATTCTCAGTGGCATTCAAATCGGTGGACCAGTTAGTCTCGTGGCCGGTGTCTTACTCATCGCGCTCGGCATCCGTGAGTACTTTCGCGGATATTCTCACGGCAACCACGATGCTAACCACGACTCCGACCACGGACACTCGCATGACCACGAACACAACTCGGACGGGCATCACAGCCGCTCGCACGAACAAGGCCGTTCACACGGTCACGGCCACGACCACGATAACGGTGGACTGATTTCCCGGCTGAAGAGGTTCGTCCCACTCGTCGGTGGGCACTCTCACTCCCACGATGACCACGACGAGGCCGCCGACCGGGGTCTCCTCGGTATCGCGTGGTTCGCATTCGTTCTCGGGTTCGCCCACGAGGAGGAGTTCGAGATCATCGCGCTCTGTGCCGGGTCGAACTACTGCCTCGAACTGATGAGTGCATACGCCATCACCGTTATCGTGGGTATCGTCGGTCTGACGATGCTGTTGATTGCGGGCTATCAGCACTCCGAGGAGAAAGTCGAGCAGTACACGCCGTACCTCCCGGCGTTCTCCGCAGCCGTCCTCATCATCATGGGTGTCGGATTTATCAGTGGTCTATTCTAA
- a CDS encoding CopG family ribbon-helix-helix protein has product MRTSFNIPDEVVEEFDRVWQEQGIENRSRAVREAMLEYIESHTHLEETSGEVVALVAFDYRHHEVIQELHAVQHGYQDVILNTSHTHQGEWCLESLFCRGSAERVRELTYRLRDFDGVRRAKVMVIRDSGL; this is encoded by the coding sequence GTGCGAACGAGTTTTAACATCCCAGACGAGGTAGTCGAGGAGTTCGACCGGGTGTGGCAGGAACAGGGGATCGAAAATCGGTCGCGGGCCGTCCGAGAGGCGATGCTGGAGTATATCGAATCCCATACTCACCTCGAAGAGACAAGTGGAGAAGTCGTTGCCCTCGTCGCTTTCGATTATCGCCACCACGAGGTGATACAGGAACTCCACGCCGTCCAGCACGGGTATCAGGACGTGATTCTCAATACGAGTCATACTCACCAAGGCGAGTGGTGTCTCGAATCGCTATTCTGCCGAGGCTCTGCCGAGCGGGTCCGTGAACTAACGTACCGTCTCCGTGATTTCGATGGTGTGCGCCGCGCGAAGGTGATGGTCATCCGTGATAGTGGATTGTAA
- a CDS encoding antitoxin VapB family protein: MATKTISLDEEAYERLKAQKKEGESFSETVKRLAGERSWNEVVGILSEEEASDLESAIEEGRTRSKERSNRLRAELDEVVGNEKSE, from the coding sequence ATGGCGACAAAAACGATTTCACTCGACGAAGAAGCCTACGAGCGGCTGAAGGCTCAGAAAAAAGAAGGCGAAAGCTTCAGTGAAACCGTCAAACGTCTCGCGGGGGAACGGTCGTGGAACGAAGTCGTAGGTATCCTCTCCGAGGAGGAGGCTTCGGACCTCGAAAGCGCTATCGAGGAAGGGCGCACTCGGTCCAAAGAACGGAGTAACCGCCTCAGAGCAGAGCTAGACGAAGTCGTTGGCAACGAGAAGTCGGAATGA
- a CDS encoding type II toxin-antitoxin system VapC family toxin — translation MIQDTSFIIDLLRGDEDAKRLLDIVEKESRPQKVSSVTVLELYEGVVRSQTPETKRERILDVLETKHVVSADQTVMRKAGKLSGELINDGGRIEREDCIIAATALLNDEPILTRNTKHFNRVDDLEARSY, via the coding sequence ATGATCCAGGATACGTCATTTATCATCGACCTGTTACGCGGGGACGAAGACGCAAAACGGCTTCTCGACATCGTCGAGAAGGAGTCACGACCACAGAAAGTATCCTCCGTAACGGTGCTCGAACTGTACGAGGGCGTCGTCCGTTCACAGACGCCAGAAACGAAACGAGAGCGCATCCTCGACGTACTGGAAACGAAGCACGTCGTAAGTGCCGACCAGACCGTAATGCGAAAAGCCGGAAAACTCTCCGGTGAGCTGATCAACGACGGTGGACGAATCGAGCGGGAGGATTGCATTATCGCAGCAACTGCCCTCCTGAATGATGAGCCAATTCTCACGAGAAACACCAAACATTTCAACCGTGTCGATGACCTCGAAGCACGGTCGTACTAG
- a CDS encoding winged helix-turn-helix transcriptional regulator → MSNATEQECVASWCADDDWCSVTRAAYLIGKKWHPVIVHRLLEHGPLGFNALKAEIDAVSSAVLSNSLEDLEENGLVNRAIVSEKPFRVEYSLTEQGTSLESVIEAMDAWGKISSEDAVL, encoded by the coding sequence ATGAGTAACGCAACCGAGCAAGAATGTGTCGCGTCATGGTGCGCTGACGATGACTGGTGTTCAGTAACGCGTGCAGCCTATCTCATCGGGAAGAAATGGCATCCGGTCATCGTTCACCGATTGCTCGAGCATGGCCCGCTCGGGTTCAACGCACTCAAAGCCGAGATCGACGCCGTCTCCAGCGCCGTCCTCTCGAATAGTCTGGAGGATTTAGAAGAGAACGGGCTTGTGAATCGCGCAATCGTGAGCGAGAAGCCGTTCCGTGTCGAGTACTCGTTGACTGAACAAGGGACCTCATTAGAATCCGTGATCGAAGCGATGGACGCATGGGGAAAAATATCTTCGGAAGACGCCGTCCTGTAA